A DNA window from uncultured Methanoregula sp. contains the following coding sequences:
- a CDS encoding methyl-accepting chemotaxis protein — protein MRHHSTRTGLLVTSLSIAAIILVVLLGLGIWEYATEARACKKQLQDKAGLIIDRIALSVEQALWNVDAQSLEAVLKAEMNDPDLESLVIHEGAGKETKIAKSVVRDPQGRINVSTNDGPASGISLSKDIVHEGKPIGAASIGLSDASLRRQLRDTLTQNLVRILVLLVCIIPSLLWVIQRNLVRPLGRVVYSLHAEADSLSLSAKTLNSHSTLLAEGANEQAASLEETGASLEEMSSMTRRNAESAQQAKELANQAHHAADIGAQDMRTMSGAMTEIKSASEDVAKIIKTIDEIAFQTNILALNAAVEAARAGEAGLGFAVVAEEVRHLAQRSALAARETTEKIQGAIAKTAQGVQISAKVAAGLLEIVGKVRQVDELVVKVAEASHEQSQGIDQLNSAVSQMDTVTQSNAANAEEIASAATELTSQAASVKDAIAQLMGVIGGKETQLAPPPISRPPGIQPPRPEKSLGVAGSRNGHDHPGARTKRESPAPSARSTPSIAAPQRDTLFTGIAGGGEKTEKT, from the coding sequence ATGAGACACCATTCGACCCGCACGGGGCTCTTGGTCACGAGCCTTTCCATCGCCGCGATCATCCTCGTGGTGCTCCTGGGATTGGGGATTTGGGAGTATGCCACCGAAGCTCGGGCGTGCAAAAAACAACTGCAAGACAAGGCCGGTCTGATCATCGATCGCATCGCCCTGAGCGTCGAGCAAGCCCTGTGGAATGTGGATGCCCAGAGCCTGGAAGCGGTGCTCAAAGCGGAAATGAACGATCCGGATTTGGAGAGTCTGGTCATCCATGAAGGCGCCGGCAAGGAAACCAAGATCGCCAAATCCGTCGTCCGTGACCCCCAGGGCCGGATCAATGTCAGTACCAACGATGGCCCCGCGAGCGGGATTTCCCTCTCCAAGGACATCGTGCATGAGGGCAAACCCATTGGCGCGGCCAGCATTGGACTTTCCGACGCTTCGTTGCGGCGGCAACTCCGGGACACCTTGACGCAAAATCTGGTGCGCATACTGGTCCTTCTCGTTTGCATCATTCCCTCCTTGCTCTGGGTGATCCAGCGTAATCTGGTGCGTCCGCTGGGCCGGGTGGTTTACAGTTTGCATGCCGAGGCCGATAGCCTGAGTCTCTCCGCCAAAACTCTCAATAGCCACAGCACTTTGCTGGCCGAGGGCGCCAATGAACAAGCCGCTTCGCTCGAGGAAACCGGGGCGTCGCTCGAGGAAATGTCGAGCATGACCCGGCGCAACGCGGAAAGCGCGCAACAAGCCAAAGAACTGGCCAATCAAGCCCATCACGCCGCGGACATCGGCGCCCAGGATATGCGGACCATGAGCGGCGCCATGACCGAGATCAAGTCGGCCAGCGAAGACGTGGCCAAGATCATCAAAACGATCGACGAAATCGCGTTCCAAACGAATATCCTGGCCCTCAACGCCGCCGTCGAGGCCGCGCGCGCGGGCGAAGCGGGACTGGGCTTTGCGGTCGTCGCCGAGGAAGTGCGCCACCTCGCGCAACGCAGTGCCCTGGCCGCCCGGGAGACCACGGAGAAAATTCAGGGCGCCATCGCCAAAACCGCGCAAGGGGTCCAGATCAGCGCCAAGGTCGCCGCCGGCTTGCTGGAGATCGTGGGCAAGGTGCGCCAGGTCGACGAATTGGTGGTCAAAGTCGCCGAGGCATCCCATGAACAAAGCCAGGGCATCGACCAGTTGAACAGCGCGGTCAGCCAGATGGACACGGTCACCCAATCCAACGCCGCCAACGCCGAGGAAATCGCGAGCGCCGCCACCGAACTGACCAGCCAGGCCGCCTCTGTCAAAGACGCGATCGCCCAACTCATGGGGGTGATCGGCGGCAAGGAAACGCAGCTCGCTCCGCCCCCAATCTCCCGCCCGCCCGGAATTCAACCCCCACGCCCGGAGAAGTCCCTCGGTGTCGCCGGGTCCAGAAATGGCCACGACCATCCGGGGGCAAGGACGAAGCGGGAGAGCCCTGCCCCAAGCGCAAGATCCACGCCCTCGATAGCCGCTCCCCAGCGTGATACCCTGTTCACCGGAATCGCCGGGGGCGGTGAAAAAACGGAGAAAACGTAA
- a CDS encoding transporter substrate-binding domain-containing protein, with the protein MKLHTSYGWIAGQKSATAGFLALSLYLFCAGFGSPALAAQPVISIRSDSWYPFNDKPDDAKPGYVVETLKLIFEPKGYTLDYQIMPWKRAIAEGEKGAIHGIIGAIKSDAPTFVFPEEPTGVSDTTFFIKKGSTWKYAGIDSFQGKCLGVSAGYAYEDPLGPYLKANAGNARLINESAGDQPLELGIKKLQADRVDIYVEASIVFWTRVDRMGISRDSFVDAGMMGEPEPLYVAFSPAKPESKELAKTFSEGIRALRKSGELGRVIAKYGVKDWIK; encoded by the coding sequence ATGAAGCTCCATACATCTTACGGGTGGATTGCCGGTCAGAAAAGTGCCACGGCCGGGTTCCTCGCCTTGAGCCTGTACCTGTTCTGCGCCGGTTTCGGGTCCCCCGCTTTGGCCGCCCAACCCGTGATCAGCATCCGCTCGGATAGCTGGTATCCCTTCAATGACAAACCGGATGATGCCAAGCCCGGCTACGTGGTGGAAACCCTGAAATTGATATTTGAGCCCAAGGGCTACACTCTGGATTACCAAATCATGCCCTGGAAACGCGCCATTGCCGAAGGCGAAAAAGGAGCCATCCATGGGATCATCGGCGCGATCAAATCCGACGCGCCGACCTTCGTTTTTCCCGAAGAGCCGACGGGGGTTTCGGATACCACGTTTTTTATCAAAAAAGGATCGACCTGGAAATACGCTGGAATCGATTCGTTCCAAGGCAAATGCCTGGGCGTCAGCGCCGGTTACGCTTACGAAGATCCCCTCGGCCCGTACCTCAAAGCCAACGCGGGTAACGCCCGGTTGATTAATGAATCGGCGGGCGACCAACCCCTGGAACTCGGGATCAAGAAACTCCAGGCCGATCGCGTGGATATCTATGTCGAGGCCTCCATCGTGTTCTGGACCCGGGTCGATCGCATGGGGATCAGCCGCGACAGCTTCGTGGACGCCGGGATGATGGGCGAACCCGAGCCTTTGTATGTGGCTTTTTCTCCGGCCAAACCGGAATCCAAGGAATTGGCCAAAACCTTTAGTGAAGGGATTCGCGCGTTGCGCAAGTCCGGAGAACTGGGCCGCGTCATCGCCAAGTACGGAGTCAAGGATTGGATCAAGTGA
- a CDS encoding CRISPR-associated endonuclease Cas3'': MSAATILAHPNQLLIDHLSGVARRAEEFAAHFSAEEHAHLAGLLHDVGKAEPEFQKRLDFAAGRGNDDGEKQPHALHGAALALKHDQWPVAFAIAGHHAGLHNRHDLDSMHGRRGYYSQRATDWCCIRLAHSTGTTFQSDFGSVLPKYIESMSGDSDEQLLAVDLYTRFLFSALVDADRLDTEENDPEARDASMNRKAWSSFDARALLKLTTEFITAKRNVSETLAGRQRDVQVVRDEVGDLCKTAASLPRGLFSLAVPTGGGKTLASLLFALCHAHAHARDEADCDGIHRRPIRRIIVVIPYLSIIQQTAFELRKVFGDLVWAKDATDPQTGRKVKHPETGEEGAWVENNDPNHTRVVLEHHSGAADPLLVERKGGQAKDGDYSPARSLRQLAAENWDAPIVVTTSVQFFDSMFSRRPADARKLHNIAQSVIIFDEVQTLPPHLLQPILEVLGQLTSPDRPYGCSAVFCTATQPALSHDQEEFPHGLRNIRHIVPPETAERHFKTLKRVTYSGIQKDAEPETLTPDQVASQATAQEQKQCLIVVNTRNSARRLFASVQAKTMAMGLSDATFHLSTWMVPAHRLQVLEEVRRRLSVNEPCFLVSTQCIEAGVDVDFPEVWRAYGPYDSIVQAAGRCNREGKLKGLGNVRVFRLEGDDPEGRSGIYGTATAQTTLLRKMGRALPEDPSSFGEYFRLLYQISMPDECPIQEHRAALHFEEVSKLFRLIEDYSVPLLVLDQVIDGKPVSTPARAIHEAARMRRIPGEASHGWFTREDWRRIQPWIVALDSRSKTVQATLRPYTEPVFAPDDGLDLRIWQAGNAGYLGGLNGTGINFEDLSQTTAELITGLL, encoded by the coding sequence ATGAGTGCCGCAACAATCCTCGCCCACCCGAATCAATTGCTCATCGATCACCTTTCGGGGGTGGCGCGCCGGGCCGAAGAATTCGCGGCTCATTTCAGCGCTGAAGAGCACGCCCATTTGGCGGGTTTGCTGCACGACGTTGGGAAAGCGGAGCCTGAATTCCAGAAGCGGTTAGATTTTGCCGCAGGAAGAGGCAACGATGATGGCGAGAAGCAACCGCACGCTCTTCATGGCGCGGCCTTGGCGCTAAAGCACGATCAGTGGCCTGTCGCCTTCGCTATCGCCGGACACCATGCTGGACTTCACAATCGCCACGACCTAGATTCCATGCACGGTCGGCGTGGATACTATTCTCAGCGTGCAACCGACTGGTGTTGCATCCGACTCGCGCACAGTACTGGCACTACGTTCCAATCCGACTTCGGCTCCGTTCTGCCTAAGTACATTGAAAGCATGTCCGGTGATTCGGACGAGCAGTTACTTGCGGTGGATCTTTACACCCGCTTCCTTTTCAGCGCACTCGTGGACGCCGACCGATTGGACACCGAAGAAAATGACCCGGAAGCTCGAGATGCTTCGATGAACCGCAAGGCATGGAGCAGTTTTGACGCCCGGGCGCTCCTCAAACTGACCACAGAATTCATCACGGCGAAAAGGAATGTATCTGAGACGCTGGCTGGGCGCCAAAGGGATGTCCAAGTCGTTCGGGATGAGGTCGGCGATCTCTGTAAAACTGCGGCAAGCCTGCCGCGTGGACTTTTCTCCCTTGCGGTCCCAACAGGCGGAGGAAAGACGCTCGCATCCCTGCTTTTCGCCTTGTGTCACGCGCATGCCCACGCGCGAGATGAAGCCGACTGCGACGGGATTCATCGGCGCCCCATTCGTCGCATAATTGTCGTTATTCCCTATCTAAGCATCATCCAACAGACGGCATTCGAATTGCGGAAAGTCTTCGGTGACCTGGTATGGGCCAAGGATGCCACCGATCCACAGACTGGGCGAAAAGTAAAGCATCCCGAAACCGGCGAGGAAGGCGCGTGGGTGGAAAACAACGACCCAAATCATACACGAGTCGTCTTGGAACATCACAGCGGCGCTGCGGACCCCCTGCTGGTCGAGCGGAAAGGAGGCCAAGCTAAGGACGGCGACTACTCCCCGGCCCGGTCACTCCGCCAACTGGCTGCTGAAAACTGGGATGCTCCTATTGTCGTTACCACCAGCGTGCAATTTTTTGATTCCATGTTTTCACGAAGGCCAGCAGATGCCCGGAAACTCCACAACATCGCGCAGTCGGTCATCATTTTTGATGAGGTGCAAACACTTCCGCCGCACCTGCTCCAGCCGATCCTGGAGGTTCTGGGGCAACTGACCAGCCCCGATCGCCCCTACGGCTGCTCGGCTGTCTTTTGCACCGCCACTCAACCGGCGCTTAGCCACGACCAAGAGGAATTTCCTCATGGCTTGCGAAACATACGGCATATCGTTCCTCCAGAAACCGCCGAAAGGCATTTCAAGACTCTCAAGCGCGTAACTTATTCCGGGATTCAGAAAGACGCGGAACCCGAGACGCTCACTCCAGATCAAGTCGCCAGCCAAGCCACAGCTCAGGAACAAAAGCAGTGTCTCATCGTGGTAAACACCCGAAATTCTGCCCGCCGTTTATTCGCGTCGGTTCAGGCAAAAACCATGGCGATGGGACTATCTGATGCCACCTTCCATTTGTCCACTTGGATGGTCCCCGCCCATCGCCTTCAGGTTCTCGAAGAGGTCCGCCGCCGTTTGTCCGTCAACGAGCCGTGTTTCCTCGTGAGCACCCAGTGCATTGAGGCAGGGGTGGACGTAGATTTTCCAGAAGTCTGGCGAGCTTACGGCCCCTACGATTCCATTGTGCAGGCCGCAGGGCGCTGCAACCGGGAGGGCAAGCTCAAAGGCTTGGGCAACGTCCGTGTCTTCCGTTTGGAGGGTGATGATCCTGAAGGCCGTTCCGGAATCTACGGCACGGCCACGGCTCAAACGACCCTACTCCGCAAGATGGGCCGTGCTCTTCCTGAAGATCCAAGTTCCTTTGGCGAATATTTCCGGCTTCTTTACCAAATCAGCATGCCGGACGAATGTCCGATTCAAGAGCACCGCGCCGCGCTCCACTTTGAGGAGGTCAGCAAATTGTTCAGATTGATTGAGGACTATAGTGTGCCCTTGCTTGTCCTGGATCAAGTGATCGATGGGAAACCGGTCTCAACGCCAGCCCGCGCCATTCACGAGGCAGCTCGTATGCGCCGAATCCCTGGAGAAGCCAGCCATGGATGGTTCACCCGTGAGGACTGGCGCAGAATTCAACCGTGGATAGTGGCCTTGGACTCCCGCTCCAAAACCGTGCAGGCAACGCTGCGTCCCTACACAGAGCCCGTCTTTGCCCCAGACGACGGTCTCGATCTCCGTATCTGGCAAGCCGGCAACGCCGGCTACCTTGGTGGCCTCAACGGAACCGGAATCAACTTCGAGGATCTGAGTCAAACTACTGCCGAACTTATTACCGGATTATTGTGA